The Thermoanaerobaculia bacterium genome has a window encoding:
- a CDS encoding archease yields the protein MHEYFEHGADVGVRGFGRSPSEAFAGAAGGLFHLIDADLELVRPEIEETFTVEASDLEALLIAYLNELISLFDGRRVLFSRFRVRIDEDRDRGIFRLRGEAAGERFDPARHEGVVEPKGATYTATRVARSDGRWLAQCVVDV from the coding sequence GTGCACGAGTACTTCGAGCACGGGGCGGACGTCGGAGTCCGCGGCTTCGGCCGATCCCCGTCGGAGGCCTTCGCGGGCGCCGCGGGCGGGCTGTTCCACCTGATCGACGCCGATCTCGAGCTCGTGCGTCCCGAGATCGAAGAGACCTTTACGGTGGAGGCGTCCGACCTCGAGGCGCTGCTGATCGCGTATCTCAACGAGCTGATCTCGCTCTTCGACGGACGCCGCGTCCTCTTCTCGCGGTTCCGCGTCCGCATCGACGAAGATCGGGACCGCGGAATCTTCCGCCTGCGCGGAGAAGCCGCGGGGGAGAGGTTCGACCCCGCCCGGCACGAGGGAGTGGTCGAGCCCAAAGGGGCGACGTACACCGCGACCCGGGTCGCCCGATCCGACGGGCGGTGGCTCGCCCAGTGCGTCGTGGACGTCTAG
- a CDS encoding RtcB family protein, with amino-acid sequence MESSVAAARVGGFTEVEPNVWDLPASGAMRVPGRIYASRALVEALDEKVREQVTHVASLPGIVEASFAMPDAHWGYGFPIGGVAAFDPERGGVISAGGVGFDISCGVRTYRTGLKAADLGEKLETVAHDLYRTVPAGIGSQGAIRLDDAELDQMLLGGARWAVERGWGEAADLPRVEERGCVAGANPRAVSRRARDRQHGEVGTLGSGNHYLELQAVDKVFDEAAAAAYGVEGGDLLVTIHCGSRGLGHQIGTEFMQSLANAGPRYGILLPDRELACAPIRSPEGEEYLGAMRAAINGALANREVIGSLVRRVFDRHFPAARLTLLYDVSHNTCKAEEHVVGGFPRKLFVHRKGATRAFGPGHPELPDEYKAVGQPVLIGGTMGTYSFILAGTRESESRAFSSSCHGAGRKMSRTQAKKLWQGKALIRELGAGGIVIKAHSAAGAAEEAPGAYKDVEEVAAVAEAVGLSKRVARVRPVACVKG; translated from the coding sequence ATGGAATCGTCCGTCGCGGCGGCACGGGTCGGCGGATTCACCGAGGTCGAACCGAACGTCTGGGATCTCCCGGCGTCCGGTGCGATGCGGGTCCCCGGGAGGATCTACGCGAGCCGCGCGCTCGTCGAGGCGCTCGACGAGAAGGTCCGGGAGCAGGTGACGCACGTGGCGTCGCTCCCCGGCATCGTCGAGGCATCCTTCGCGATGCCGGACGCGCACTGGGGCTACGGCTTCCCGATCGGAGGAGTCGCGGCGTTCGACCCGGAACGAGGGGGCGTGATCTCGGCCGGCGGCGTCGGCTTCGACATTTCGTGCGGCGTGCGGACCTACCGGACGGGGTTGAAGGCGGCGGATCTCGGAGAGAAGCTGGAGACGGTCGCTCACGACCTCTACCGCACCGTGCCCGCCGGGATCGGCTCGCAGGGAGCCATCCGCCTCGACGACGCCGAGCTCGACCAGATGCTGCTCGGGGGCGCCCGCTGGGCGGTCGAGCGAGGATGGGGAGAGGCGGCGGACCTGCCGCGCGTCGAGGAGCGCGGGTGCGTGGCCGGCGCGAACCCCCGGGCGGTGAGCCGGCGCGCGAGGGATCGCCAGCACGGCGAAGTCGGAACGCTGGGATCCGGCAACCACTACCTGGAGCTCCAGGCGGTCGACAAGGTCTTCGACGAGGCCGCCGCCGCGGCTTACGGCGTCGAGGGCGGAGACCTCCTCGTCACGATCCACTGCGGCTCCCGGGGGCTCGGGCACCAGATCGGCACGGAGTTCATGCAGTCGCTCGCGAATGCCGGGCCCCGCTACGGCATCCTCCTTCCCGACCGCGAGCTCGCGTGCGCGCCGATCCGTTCTCCGGAGGGGGAGGAGTATCTCGGAGCGATGCGCGCGGCGATCAACGGGGCGCTCGCCAATCGGGAGGTGATCGGCTCGCTCGTGCGGAGAGTCTTCGACCGCCATTTTCCCGCGGCACGGCTGACGCTCCTCTACGACGTCTCGCACAACACCTGCAAGGCCGAGGAGCACGTCGTCGGCGGCTTTCCGCGGAAGCTCTTCGTCCACCGGAAAGGCGCGACCCGCGCGTTCGGACCGGGTCATCCGGAGCTGCCCGACGAATACAAAGCGGTCGGACAGCCGGTCCTGATCGGGGGAACGATGGGGACGTATTCGTTCATCCTCGCCGGGACCCGGGAGTCCGAGTCCCGCGCGTTCTCGTCGTCCTGCCACGGCGCGGGGCGGAAGATGAGCCGCACGCAGGCGAAGAAACTCTGGCAGGGCAAGGCGCTCATCCGCGAGCTCGGCGCCGGGGGAATCGTGATCAAGGCCCACAGCGCGGCGGGTGCCGCGGAAGAAGCCCCGGGAGCCTACAAGGACGTCGAGGAAGTCGCGGCGGTCGCGGAGGCCGTCGGGCTCTCGAAGCGCGTCGCCCGGGTCCGACCGGTCGCCTGCGTCAAGGGGTGA
- a CDS encoding nuclear transport factor 2 family protein — MADEPSTADRRFFSALLSGNLGALDDLLTPDFLLVDVARGGEIGKEAFLAAIRTGRLSFERIDAGEPRVRVHGTAAIVTGRTSMAGHAGDAPFSAKSRYTHVFVVADGRWRLASAQGTPIAED, encoded by the coding sequence ATGGCCGACGAACCCTCCACCGCCGATCGTCGTTTCTTCTCCGCGCTCCTTTCCGGCAATCTCGGCGCGCTCGACGACCTCCTCACGCCGGACTTCCTCCTGGTCGACGTCGCGCGCGGCGGCGAGATCGGGAAGGAGGCGTTTCTCGCCGCGATCCGCACGGGACGACTCTCCTTCGAACGGATCGACGCCGGCGAGCCGCGCGTGCGCGTCCACGGAACGGCGGCGATCGTCACCGGCCGAACGTCGATGGCCGGACACGCGGGAGATGCTCCGTTTTCGGCCAAGAGCCGGTACACGCACGTGTTCGTGGTCGCCGACGGAAGGTGGCGGCTCGCTTCCGCGCAGGGGACGCCGATCGCCGAAGACTGA